The following proteins are encoded in a genomic region of Nicotiana sylvestris chromosome 4, ASM39365v2, whole genome shotgun sequence:
- the LOC104222116 gene encoding fructose-1,6-bisphosphatase, cytosolic: MDHSADAHRTDLMTITRFVLNEQSKHPESRGDFSILLSHIVLGCKFVCTAVNKAGLAKLLGLAGETNVQGEDQKKLDVLSNEVFIKALVSSGRTCILVSEEDEEATFVERAKRGKYCVVFDPLDGSSNIDCGVSIGTIFGIYMIKDGHEPTLDDVLQPGKNMLAAGYCMYGSSCTLVLSTGSGVNGFTLDPSLGEFILTHPDIKIPKKGKIYSVNEGNAKNWDGPTSKYVQNCKYPTDGSSPKSLRYIGSMVADVHRTLLYGGIFLYPADKKSPNGKLRVLYEVFPMSFLMEQAGGQSFTGKQRALDLVPTKIHERAPIFLGSYDDVEEIKKLYAAEEQN, from the exons ATGGATCACTCGGCGGATGCACATAGGACTGATTTGATGACCATAACGAGGTTTGTGTTGAATGAGCAGAGTAAGCATCCTGAATCCCGTGGTGACTTCTCTATCTTGCTCAGTCACATTGTTCTTGGCTGCAAGTTCGTCTGCACTGCTGTTAACAAG GCAGGTCTGGCAAAACTCCTAGGGCTTGCTGGCGAAACTAATGTGCAG GGAGAAGATCAAAAGAAACTGGATGTACTCTCAAATGAAGTATTTATCAAGGCTCTGGTTAGCAGTGGCAGAACA TGCATTCTTGTCTCCGAAGAAGACGAAGAGGCTACATTTGTGGAGCGAGCTAAGCGTGGAAA ATACTGTGTAGTCTTTGATCCTCTTGATGGATCCTCGAACATCGATTGTGGTGTTTCTATTGGAACG ATCTTCGGGATTTACATGATCAAAGATGGTCATGAACCAACACTAGATGATGTCTTACAACCTGGAAAGAACATGTTAGCTGCTGGATACTGCATGTATGGAAGTTCTTGTACG CTAGTTTTGAGCACTGGATCTGGAGTTAATGGTTTTACCCTTGATCCCTCTCTTGGCGAGTTCATTCTAACTCATCCTGACATCAAG ATTCCTAAGAAAGGGAAGATCTATTCAGTAAACGAAGGGAATGCCAAGAACTGGGATGGTCCAACATCCAA ATATGTGCAGAATTGCAAGTACCCCACTGATGGTTCTTCACCAAAATCATTGAGATATATTGGAAG CATGGTTGCTGATGTTCATCGTACATTACTCTATGGAGGTATCTTCTTGTACCCAGCAGATAAGAAGAGCCCCAACGGGAAGCTGAG GGTTCTCTATGAAGTATTTCCCATGTCATTTCTGATGGAACAAGCAGGAGGCCAATCATTTACCGGGAAGCAGCGG GCACTTGACCTAGTTCCAACGAAGATACACGAACGCGCTCCTATATTCCTTGGTAGTTATGATGACGTTGAGGAGATCAAAAAGCTTTACGCTGCTGAAGAGCAGAACTGA